ATAACCATATTAGAgtgttcataaccaccaagaacaggTGTGGCACCAAATGACGTGACAACACAAAAGATGTCAGTTGAAGTTGGtggttatggaaactacttgaACACTTGGTTGTCCAAGGCTTATGCAAGCGGTTGCACTGAAGTTTTGGCATTATCCTAGATAGTATAAATAGTCTATGAAtcaataatgttggtgttgttcaattgagagaagaaccactGATTTGCAAAGagagttaggcattcaccaagagggtgaatggcatGTTTTGGTCCATGGGATGGAAAaagtttgtaatcttcctttgatgcaataaaatgggttaatTGTGTCATGTCTTTGTGTTTATGATGTTGCTGATCTTGTGAAGTTGTCAAATTGGTTTGATGCATggcaaacctcttatgcttatgggggcatgtgGAGTTAgagagaaataagaagaaaagacTTATGTTGTACAAAGCCTttagagtgaaggcagatgcgtactttgatgcaagtatgcaaggctgagtgattttaggtgaagttgattcactaaACCATAATCATTGCCGGTCATgttccatgaaaattttaggcgattaaatgggcatgtgacacaaTCGTAGTTGTATCCTTGATATATAGTTGATATGCAAGATGATGACCCATAACCTAATAGATGATAACCGGCCCGTAAAGCTAAAACATGGGGTTTTGTAGCCCGTCTAAACACTAGCACCGCATTATAGTTATTTTGAAGTTCTCTACAAACCCAACTCATTAAGAATTTATGGGAGGGGAGGTGAAGCAACATCGGGCATTCCTGAAGACATCTACCTTGAAATCCTTGTAAGCTACTCGTGAAATCAACATATATATGTGTAAGTGTTTTGTAAGTCTTGGTTTGAAATTATTTCAGGCCCTAATTTTGTTAAGATGCACCTTGATATTACTACAGGAAGAAAGAAATATAATCTCATATTTTTCAATCTAAAATCTGAACTTTTATGTAGGCAATTATTCTTATGTATTTCTTAGACTAGTCTTATTCACTCAAACATAATTGAGATAACTATTCGCACACACAAATACAATATATGCAATGAAATAAATCGCTAAAATGCAATGCTTGGGATACTTTGTTCGCTTCTAAAGaaattttctggatcaacttcggTTTTCACATATACCAATCTGTCGAAGTTACCCTTGAAGTACTTGGTTCCCCAAACTTTAGCTTGTGAGTAACTTGCAGTGCCATTTTTGCTCGTTGGACCCAAATCAAGATCTCTATAATTCACATATGCTTCTCTTGGAGACTTGGAAACATAAGGAGTCATGAACTCATACATTTTTCTCAAACGATTTATATACTTTTCAGATGAGGCAACCTCATTCCAAGCAGCAACGTAAAGAATCTTAAATAAGGTTCCATTTCTATGTGGGAAAGGAGTTTCAGATTCTGCAATTTCGTTCATCCTTCCACCATAAGGCGTTAAATTCATACCAGCTAGCTCATCGTTTAACAATCTTTCCCATACCATTTCTAAACCGATTTGTGAAATGGGTTGTCTTATATAATCAGATTTTCCCTTAAAGTATGACTTCACGATTGACCTACCCCTTAAAATATCAATGGAACTGTTAGTTGGTAGGTTATCTAAGAAAAGTACAGACTGAATCCAACGCATTTCAATAAAATCATTGTTCTTCAAACCCAATTCTGGAAATGTCTCCTTCATCACAATTTTAAGCTTTTTAGCATCCCCAAGAAATAGGGACGTGAATGTTGCTCTAACAGTTTTTTCATCTTTTGGAGTAGCATTCCCTACGCCTAACGAGAGAAATAGGATAAGCTCTTTAGGAAGTCTGTGTGCAATATCTTGCCACTTATGAACAAGCAAAGTTGCACCTTCTGCTAAGAATCTGTCCACTCTAAAGACCGTTACAGTAGGTGGTACGGGTACTAATCTGATCTTCCATGAAAGGACGATCCCAAAGCTACCTCCACCACCTCCTCTAATGGCCCAAAACAAGCCTTCTCCCATGGATTTTCTATTAAGTACTCTACCATGAACATCCACTATTCGAGCATCAATGACATTATCACCTGCTGTGCCATATTTCCTGAACATGGCCCCGTACCCACCTCCGCTAATGTACCCACCAATACCTACAGTTGTGCAAGTTGCCGCAGGAAAGCCGAGAATATTGCTTTTTTCTGCAATTTTGTAATAGAGTTCACCTGTAGTTGCACCGGACTGAACCCATGCTAGTTTATTCTCTGCATCTACGTTGACTTCTCGGAGATTGGACAAATCAACAATAATGAATGGAATATCTGATACATATGAAAGTCCTTCAAAGTCATGGCCTCCACTTCGGACTTTTATCTGAATCCCATGCTTTCTCGAACAAATAACAGCGGTTTGAACATGCGATTCTTCCAAAGGTGTTAATATAAGGAAGGGTTTGGGAGTGGTTGATGAATTTAATCCTAGCACCAAAATAGTGGATTGCAGAATAGATGTATAGTTAGCATTTTCCAGGGTGTAGATCGGTATGGAAGTAGTTTTAGAATGAAAGCAAATGCATGTAAGGAAATCGCCATGCATTGTTGCAAACGCATTCGAGGAGATAATGAAAGAAAATAATATTGAAACGAATAATAGTAAGAAGGATCCAAATGAAGTAGTAGTTCTCATATTTGTTAGATCAGGTTTGGTTGTTTACATAAATGAGAACATATaaacagatatatatatatatatatactatatactatattttgtgcccgtgctacgcccgGGTGGCTTCGCAAACTTGGTTCACCAATTGAATCTACAACTACAAATAGAATGGCATAGTTATGCACCAACTACAAATACAATGCAACTGCCTCTTTCTTTAagccatatttttgatttggtaaagctcggcttcgcctcgcctctCCCAGTCCCAATATGATTTGATACAAATGTATAATGCATCACTGCCTCTTTATTTggaccatatttttgatttggtaaagctcggcttcgcctcgccccgtcccgatatgatttggtaaagctgggcttcggcttcgcctcgcctctCCCAGTCtc
This is a stretch of genomic DNA from Papaver somniferum cultivar HN1 chromosome 1, ASM357369v1, whole genome shotgun sequence. It encodes these proteins:
- the LOC113326917 gene encoding berberine bridge enzyme-like 8; translated protein: MRTTTSFGSFLLLFVSILFSFIISSNAFATMHGDFLTCICFHSKTTSIPIYTLENANYTSILQSTILVLGLNSSTTPKPFLILTPLEESHVQTAVICSRKHGIQIKVRSGGHDFEGLSYVSDIPFIIVDLSNLREVNVDAENKLAWVQSGATTGELYYKIAEKSNILGFPAATCTTVGIGGYISGGGYGAMFRKYGTAGDNVIDARIVDVHGRVLNRKSMGEGLFWAIRGGGGGSFGIVLSWKIRLVPVPPTVTVFRVDRFLAEGATLLVHKWQDIAHRLPKELILFLSLGVGNATPKDEKTVRATFTSLFLGDAKKLKIVMKETFPELGLKNNDFIEMRWIQSVLFLDNLPTNSSIDILRGRSIVKSYFKGKSDYIRQPISQIGLEMVWERLLNDELAGMNLTPYGGRMNEIAESETPFPHRNGTLFKILYVAAWNEVASSEKYINRLRKMYEFMTPYVSKSPREAYVNYRDLDLGPTSKNGTASYSQAKVWGTKYFKGNFDRLVYVKTEVDPENFFRSEQSIPSIAF